The Styela clava chromosome 13, kaStyClav1.hap1.2, whole genome shotgun sequence genome has a window encoding:
- the LOC120332372 gene encoding tetratricopeptide repeat protein 4-like, translating into MAQINKSPDPIQEDDNGLDEDDFDNYLATHPAFMDKDPTPEMIENSPLLQGLQQLKYEDDDDTPETQALAYKEDGNWHFKKKLYAQAVRAYTVALRKQCSDNTLNSTLYSNRAAANYYLKNYRSSIADSIKALNIEPTKIKSLLRGALCCEALEKHDETIRWAKKIVSIDEDHKQAKELLESAQKKFKIAERDRRKRETQERMKQKKMKALIDAIKNRKIKLDLSDLKPEKNELLSEEDSLTLSSVDTSNPSHAKVHFEDESLDCLAEKGRLIWPVLFCYPEYQVSEIVEQFHEDATFDDHLDIMFDDPPPWDTHNCYKVGSLEIYYENNEGKSIRRVSSNCTLGDVLTSENIIVKAGTPVFIILSKTSTFKDVFLSKYRTR; encoded by the exons ATGGCACAAATAAACAAGAGCCCAGATCCGATTCAAGAAGATGATAATGGTTTGGATGAAGATGACTTCGATAAT taCCTAGCAACACATCCAGCATTTATGGACAAGGATCCAACTCCAGAAATGATTGAAAATAGTCCTTTGCTTCAG GGTTTACAGCAACTAAAATACGAAGATGATGATGACACTCCAGAAACTCAGGCTCTTGCTTATAAAGAAGATGGAAATTGGCATTTCAAGAAAAAATTATATGCCCAAGCAGTCAG GGCTTATACCGTGGCTTTAAGAAAGCAATGTTCTGATAACACTCTGAACTCTACTCTCTATTCTAATCGAGCTGCAGCAAATTATTACTTGAAGAACTATCGGTCATCAATTGCTGATTCAATCAA AGCGTTAAATATTGAACCAACAAAAATCAAGTCACTTCTGAGAGGTGCTCTGTGTTGCGAAGCGCTGGAAAAACATGATGAGACTATTCGGTGGGCGAAAAAGATTGTTTCGATTGATGAAGACCACAAACAAGCTAAAGAATTGTTAGAAAGTGCAcaaaagaaatttaaaattgctgAAAGGGATCGCAGAAAACGTGAAACGCAAGAAAgaatgaaacagaaaaaaatgaaagccCTCATTGATGCGATAAAAAACCGCAAAATCAAGTTGGATTTGAGCGACTTAAAACCTGAAAAAAATGAACTGCTATCTGAGGAAGATTCGTTAACATTATCAAGCGTCGATACCAGCAATCCTTCACACGCAAAAGTTCATTTTGAAGACGAATCATTAGATTGTTTAGCGGAAAAAGGCAGGCTAATATGGCCTGTATTGTTTTGTTATCCAGAATACCAAGTTTCTGAAATTGTTGAACAATTTCACGAAGATGCAACATTTGATGATCATTTGGATATTATGTTTGATGACCCACCCCCCTGGGATACGCATAATTGTTATAAAGTCGGAAGCCTGGAAATTTATTATGAGAATAATGAAGGGAAATCGATTCGCAGGGTTTCTTCAAACTGCACTTTGGGTGATGTCTTGACTTCTGAAAATATAATAGTAAAAGCTGGTACTCCAGTGTTCATTATATTGTCAAAGACTTCCACATTTAAAGAtgtatttttgtcaaaatatcgtACAAGATGA
- the LOC120332443 gene encoding programmed cell death protein 4-like, protein MDTDKKEGSGDAKVEVKMDAEAAKAKEKRRTRKDSSNSQNSRHSESGNGNGVSNGAVKRAGKIGDRKSRTIYGRGLPKKGGGGGKGTWGRPGEELLTDGVMDNKDPNYDSEEQDNDIMYKPVTPVWSEDEIIKTLQPIIKEYFEHGQQDEVHESVEGLNVSDRKYMVIVVLITLAMEKKNEFRELASLLLKRLVAPLSSKNDSGENASKIIYYANAEDLSHAFLDLCDSLPELVLDTPDAAKVLGRFLARAISEKIIEEKILSRIIEAASLNDDEYGKSCAKEARLLLSIPHYNLSHIWGVGGGNQPMILLKKKINLLLKEYLSSGDSEEAIRCITDLDVPHFNHEVVYEAIIMLIELSNERSANMMVHLFKRLADTVVVTADQLVHGFKRVYGEISDLSIDVPKAYPQLQNFVKKCHDLQIIDAKLMMSVPTKSRKRFVSEGDHGRFSGGKYGDRFFDLA, encoded by the coding sequence ATGGATACCGATAAAAAAGAAGGCAGTGGTGATGCCAAAGTGGAAGTAAAAATGGACGCTGAAGCGGCAAAAGCTAAAGAAAAGAGACGTACGCGCAAAGATTCATCAAATAGCCAGAACAGCAGACACTCTGAGTCTGGAAATGGTAATGGAGTGTCAAACGGCGCAGTAAAACGTGCAGGAAAAATAGGTGATCGTAAATCCCGCACAATTTATGGCAGGGGATTGCCAAAGAAAGGTGGTGGAGGGGGAAAAGGAACATGGGGCCGACCCGGCGAGGAATTATTAACTGACGGTGTTATGGATAATAAAGATCCAAATTATGATTCAGAAGAGCAAGACAACGATATTATGTACAAGCCTGTCACACCAGTGTGGAGTGAAGATGAAATTATAAAGACTTTACAACCAATTATCAAAGAATATTTTGAACATGGACAGCAGGATGAAGTCCATGAATCGGTTGAAGGTCTTAATGTATCCGATCGCAAATACATGGTGATTGTGGTGTTGATAACACTCGCTATGGAGAAGAAGAATGAATTCCGAGAGCTGGCATCTCTGTTGTTGAAAAGATTAGTCGCACCATTGTCATCAAAAAATGACAGCGGGGAAAATGCTTCCAAGATAATATATTATGCAAACGCCGAAGATTTGAGTCATGCTTTCTTAGATCTTTGTGATAGTTTACCTGAGCTGGTACTCGATACTCCTGATGCAGCAAAAGTACTTGGAAGATTTCTGGCTCGTGCAATTTCAGAAAAGATAATCGAAGAGAAAATTTTGAGCCGAATTATTGAAGCTGCTTCTCTGAATGATGACGAATACGGAAAGTCTTGCGCAAAAGAAGCGCGTTTGCTCTTGAGTATTCCGCATTATAATTTGAGTCACATTTGGGGAGTCGGAGGTGGAAACCAACCCATGATTTTActcaaaaagaaaattaatcTGTTGTTGAAAGAATATTTGTCATCTGGTGATTCCGAGGAAGCAATACGTTGCATAACAGACCTCGATGTCCCTCATTTTAATCACGAGGTCGTTTACGAGGCTATCATTATGTTGATTGAGTTAAGCAATGAACGCTCTGCAAATATGATGGTCCACCTTTTCAAAAGACTCGCTGATACTGTCGTTGTTACTGCAGACCAGCTCGTGCATGGATTTAAGAGAGTCTATGGAGAAATATCAGACCTGAGTATCGATGTTCCGAAGGCATATCCACAGCTGCAAAATTTTGTGAAGAAATGTCATGATCTCCAAATTATTGATGCAAAACTGATGATGTCTGTGCCAACAAAAAGTCGTAAGCGGTTTGTCAGCGAAGGCGATCATGGGAGATTCAGCGGAGGAAAATATGGCGATCGCTTTTTTGACTTAGCATAG
- the LOC120332371 gene encoding ATP-dependent RNA helicase DHX33-like translates to MAGIALEVSPANAPQPLKKKRLLQHHKNGVLSQNALAAVRRSLPIFSARDRLIQELKKSPTVIVIGETASGKTTQIPQFLLKSGLGKTGCIACTQPRRVAAITIAQRVSAELNVKLGEEVGYCVRFEDCTNEKTRIKYMTDGMLLRESLGDSLLSRYSSILLDEAHERTVHTDVLFGIVKDAQKSRKEKGLPGLRIIIMSATMDVDHFSKYFNKSPVLYLEGRLHKIDILYTEEKQSDYLGATLVTIFQIHQESNPQEDILVFLTGQEEIESMCRTIKDLSISLPSNLPKLLIYPLYASLPKHQQLKAFHATPQGARKIVLATNIAETSVTIKGIKYVIDTGRVKAKSFLPSTGLDILAVQKISKAQAWQRAGRAGRECPGTVYRLYTEEEYSEMDEMTKPEILRCNLSSVILQLMAIGITDVQTFDFMDPPPKESIEDALNQLQILGAISKKCGYQLTDLGWKMSVFPLDPKLSRIILASTAADRRCTEEAISLVALLSVDSILYVPHGKREEAHAAKQKFVSSEGDHIMLLNIYNSFKKYKGDAGWCYDNFIITRNLNMAGNIRRQLRDLCVKAGIKDINSNRTDMAQLRKSVASGMFVNAAELQHDGTYKALSTGQTVQIHPSSCLFRCKPAYVIYNELIYTSKCYIRDLCVIDPEWLFDAAPEYFRRRLKIE, encoded by the exons ATGGCGGGAATCGCTCTCGAGGTTTCGCCAGCAAACGCTCCCCAACCTTTAAAGAAAAAGCGATTGCTCCAACATCACAAAAATGGAGTTTTGAGTCAAAACGCATTGGCCGCTGTTCGTCGTTCACTCCCCATATTTTCTGCCAGAGACAGACTTATTCAAGAGTTGAAAAAGTCTCCAACAGTGATTGTGATCGGTGAAACTGCTAGTGGAAAAACTACACAAATTCCTCAATTTTTGTTAAAATCTGGCTTGGGCAAAACAGGCTGCATCGCATGTACCCAACCAAGAAGGGTAGCAGCGATTACTATTGCTCAAAG agtATCAGCTGAATTGAATGTTAAGTTGGGTGAAGAAGTCGGTTACTGCGTCAGATTTGAAGATTGTACAAATGAGaaaacaagaataaaatacATGACAGAcg GAATGTTGCTGAGAGAGTCACTTGGAGACAGTTTGTTGTCAAGGTATTCATCCATTCTGTTAGATGAAGCTCATGAAAGAACTGTTCATACTGATGTGTTGTTTGGAATCGTAAAAGATGCACAGAAGTCTAGAAAAGAGAAAGGTTTGCCAGG CCTCCGTATCATAATCATGTCTGCTACCATGGACGTAgatcatttttcaaaatatttcaacaaatcacCTGTACTCTACCTCGAAGGACGGTTACATAAAATCGATATTTTATACACAGAAGAAAAACAATCGGACTACCTCGGAGCAACATTAGTTACTATATTTCAG ATCCATCAAGAATCAAATCCTCAAGAAGACATTCTGGTGTTTTTAACTGGACAAGAAGAAATTGAGTCGATGTGTCGAACAATAAAAGATTTATCGATTTCCCTTCCTTCAAACCTTCCAAAGTTACTCATCTATCCACTCTATGCATCCCTTCCCAAACACCAACAACTGAAAGCATTTCACGCGACGCCTCAAGGTGCAAGAAAAATTGTTCTTGCCACGAATATTGCTGAAACGTCTGTCACTATAAAA GGTATCAAATATGTGATTGATACTGGAAGAGTGAAAGCAAAGTCTTTTCTTCCGTCAACGGGATTGGATATTCTTGCAGTTCAGAAAATATCCAAAGCACAAGCTTGGCAAAGGGCAGGTCGGGCTGGAAG AGAATGTCCTGGGACAGTATATAGATTATATACAGAAGAAGAATACTCAGAAATGGATGAAATGACCAAACCAGAAATACTTCGTTGCAATTTATCGAGTGTGATTCTTCAACTTATGGCAATCGGAATTACAGATGTACAGACCTTTGATTTTATGGATCCTCCTCCAAAG GAGTCTATTGAGGATGCTTTGAATCAACTTCAAATTTTGGGAGCAATCAGTAAAAAATGCGGATATCAACTCACCGATCTTGGATGGAAAATGTCTGTTTTTCCTCTGGATCCCAAATTATCAAGGATTATTTTAGCTTCAACAGCTGCGGATAGAAG gtGTACTGAGGAGGCAATCAGTCTTGTTGCGCTACTTTCTGTTGACAGTATTCTATATGTTCCACATGGTAAACGAGAAGAAGCTCATGcggcaaaacaaaaatttgtctCTAGCGAAGGCGATCATATCATGTTACTCAACATTTATAActcattcaaaaaatacaaaGGAGACGCTGGGTGGTGCTATGACAATTTTATTATCACTCGTAATTTAAATATGGCGGGAAACATAAGACGTCAGTTACGAGATCTGTGTGTTAAAGCCGGAATTAAAGATATTAATTCAAACAGGACAGACATGGCACAGCTACGAAAAAGCGTGGCATCTGGGATGTTTGTAAATGCCGCGGAACTACAACATGACGGGACTTATAAGGCGCTGTCCACTGGGCAAACAGTTCAAATCCATCCTTCGTCTTGTCTTTTTCGTTGCAAACCAGCTTACGTGATTTATAATGAATTAATTTATACTTCGAAATGTTATATCAGAGATTTATGTGTTATTGATCCAGAATGGTTGTTTGACGCGGCACCGGAGTATTTTCGTAGAagattaaaaatagaatag